A genomic segment from Brevundimonas sp. SORGH_AS_0993 encodes:
- the topA gene encoding type I DNA topoisomerase, with protein MNLVIVESPAKAKTINKYLGSDYEVLASYGHVRDLPSKDGSVLPDDDFSMHWEADAKGAKRLSEIAEAAKRADRVILATDPDREGEAISWHVLEVLNKKKALKDTEVQRVTFNAITKSAVLEAMANPRQLDMELVEAYLARRALDYLVGFTLSPVLWRKLPGARSAGRVQSVALRIVVDREMEIEKFRPQEYWSIEADLTADSPPFTARLVKHAGKRVQRLDIKDEATASAARAAIQAGDFTINSVEKKPVRRNPAPPFTTSTLQQEAARKLGFTAQRTMQAAQKLYEGVDETGGLITYMRTDGVSVSPEGLAQAREVIGKEYGPAYVPAEPRYYKVKAKNAQEAHEAIRPTNIARHPDSVRLESDLQRLYDLIWKRMVASQMEAARLDRTTVDIETSDGQTGLRATGQVVTFDGFLAVYEEGRDEKQKGAEGDEGEDDTSRLPALKEGAKAKVDAIRTDQHFTEPPPRYSEATLVKKLEELGIGRPSTYASTLSTLRDREYVRVDKNRFYPEDKGRLVTAFLEQFFKKWVEYDFTAALETQLDEVSAGQLDWKVLLRQFWQDFHAATQAAGELRTTAILDALNESLGAHIFPDKGDGSDPRECPLCHQGQLSLKTSRFGAFIGCSRYPDCKYTRPVASPSAEDGSAESGDRELGIDPATGQPVQLKIGRFGPYVEITPPDGEKPKRSSLPKGWSPASLDLDRALKLLSLPRQVGAHPEDGKTISAGLGRYGPFILHDGTYANVSDIEEVFDIGLNRAVALLAEKRAGGARGRGAAAAPLKDLGAHPETGEPIHVMAGRFGPYVKSGKINATLPRGTAPEDLTLEAALPLLAAKAGAAPKKKAPAKKAAAKSTAKKPATKKAAAKKTTAE; from the coding sequence ATGAACCTCGTCATCGTCGAGAGCCCCGCAAAGGCCAAGACCATCAACAAATATCTCGGCTCGGACTACGAGGTCCTGGCCTCCTACGGCCACGTCCGCGACCTGCCGTCCAAGGACGGCTCGGTCCTGCCCGACGACGACTTCTCCATGCACTGGGAGGCCGACGCCAAGGGCGCCAAACGGCTGTCCGAAATCGCCGAAGCGGCAAAGCGCGCCGACCGCGTCATCCTGGCGACCGACCCCGACCGCGAAGGCGAAGCGATCAGCTGGCACGTCCTGGAAGTGCTGAACAAGAAGAAGGCGCTGAAGGACACCGAGGTCCAGCGCGTCACCTTCAACGCCATCACCAAGTCCGCCGTGCTGGAGGCGATGGCCAATCCGCGCCAGCTGGATATGGAGCTGGTCGAGGCGTATCTGGCGCGGCGCGCGCTGGACTATCTGGTGGGCTTCACCCTGTCGCCGGTGCTGTGGCGCAAGCTGCCGGGCGCCCGCTCGGCCGGGCGGGTGCAGTCGGTCGCCCTTCGCATCGTCGTCGATCGCGAGATGGAGATCGAGAAGTTCAGGCCGCAGGAATACTGGTCCATCGAGGCCGACCTCACGGCCGACAGCCCGCCCTTCACCGCCCGCCTGGTCAAACACGCCGGCAAGCGCGTCCAGCGCCTGGACATCAAGGACGAGGCCACCGCCTCAGCCGCCCGCGCCGCCATCCAGGCCGGCGATTTCACAATCAACTCGGTCGAGAAAAAGCCCGTCCGCCGCAACCCGGCGCCGCCCTTCACCACCTCCACCCTGCAGCAGGAGGCGGCGCGCAAGCTGGGCTTCACCGCCCAACGCACCATGCAGGCGGCGCAGAAACTGTATGAAGGCGTGGATGAGACCGGCGGCCTGATCACCTATATGCGGACGGACGGCGTCTCGGTCAGCCCCGAGGGCCTGGCCCAGGCGCGTGAGGTCATCGGAAAGGAATACGGCCCAGCCTACGTCCCGGCCGAGCCTCGCTATTACAAGGTCAAGGCCAAGAACGCCCAAGAGGCGCACGAGGCGATCCGACCGACCAACATCGCGCGCCATCCCGATTCCGTCCGTTTGGAATCGGATTTGCAACGTCTGTACGATCTGATCTGGAAGCGGATGGTCGCCTCGCAGATGGAGGCCGCGCGGCTGGATCGCACCACGGTCGACATCGAGACCTCGGACGGCCAGACGGGTCTTCGCGCCACCGGCCAGGTCGTGACCTTCGACGGCTTCCTGGCCGTCTATGAGGAAGGCCGCGACGAGAAGCAGAAGGGCGCTGAAGGCGACGAGGGCGAGGACGACACCAGCCGCCTGCCCGCCTTGAAGGAGGGCGCCAAGGCCAAGGTCGACGCCATCCGCACTGACCAGCATTTCACCGAGCCGCCGCCGCGCTATTCGGAAGCCACCCTGGTCAAGAAGCTGGAAGAACTGGGCATCGGCCGTCCCTCGACCTACGCTTCGACCCTGTCGACCCTGCGCGACCGCGAATACGTCCGCGTCGACAAGAACCGTTTCTATCCCGAAGACAAGGGAAGGCTGGTCACGGCCTTCCTGGAGCAGTTCTTCAAGAAGTGGGTCGAATACGACTTCACCGCCGCGCTGGAGACCCAACTCGACGAGGTGTCGGCCGGTCAACTGGACTGGAAGGTGCTGCTGCGCCAGTTCTGGCAGGACTTCCATGCCGCGACCCAGGCTGCCGGGGAACTGCGGACCACCGCCATCCTCGACGCCCTGAACGAAAGCCTGGGCGCCCATATCTTCCCGGACAAGGGCGACGGCTCGGACCCGCGCGAATGCCCGCTGTGCCATCAGGGTCAGCTCAGCCTGAAGACCAGCCGCTTCGGCGCCTTCATCGGCTGCTCGCGCTATCCCGATTGCAAATACACCCGCCCCGTCGCCAGCCCGTCGGCCGAGGACGGCTCGGCGGAGAGCGGCGACCGCGAACTGGGGATCGATCCGGCGACGGGTCAGCCGGTCCAGCTCAAGATCGGCCGCTTCGGCCCCTATGTCGAAATCACCCCGCCGGATGGGGAGAAGCCCAAACGCTCGTCCCTGCCCAAAGGCTGGTCGCCGGCGTCGCTGGACCTGGACCGCGCGCTAAAGCTGCTGTCCCTGCCCCGTCAGGTGGGCGCCCACCCCGAGGACGGCAAGACGATCAGCGCCGGACTTGGGCGCTACGGCCCTTTCATCCTGCACGACGGAACCTACGCCAATGTGTCGGACATCGAAGAGGTGTTCGACATCGGCCTGAACCGCGCCGTGGCCCTATTGGCCGAAAAACGCGCCGGCGGAGCACGCGGACGGGGGGCGGCGGCCGCGCCGCTGAAGGATCTGGGCGCTCACCCGGAGACGGGCGAACCGATCCACGTCATGGCCGGCCGTTTCGGCCCCTATGTGAAGTCGGGCAAAATCAACGCAACCCTGCCTCGCGGCACGGCGCCGGAAGACCTGACGCTGGAGGCCGCCCTTCCCCTACTGGCGGCCAAGGCGGGCGCTGCGCCGAAGAAGAAAGCCCCGGCCAAGAAGGCGGCCGCAAAATCGACGGCCAAGAAGCCTGCGACGAAAAAGGCGGCCGCCAAGAAGACGACCGCCGAATAG
- the dprA gene encoding DNA-processing protein DprA, whose amino-acid sequence MTLDPAERFARLRLARTDRIGPVAFTQLLTRYGSAGRALAALPGLIRKSGAASVPPPMEAVERELAAGEKIDARLLVLGEADYPAMLAALDPPPPILWTRGRIDLLNRPAVAVVGARIASAGGQRIARGLAQQLGQAGHVVVSGLARGIDAAAHEGAMTTGTVAVLGGGVDDIYPAEHADLYARIADQGCVVSESPVGARAQARDFPRRNRIISGLARGVVVVEAEIRSGSLITARLAGEQGRDVFAVPGSPLDPRARGPNELLRQGAILCEGIEDIERAFETLRTLRAPAPPPLVFDEDAADPAFLDRVAALLSPTPTPRDEIARALNAPVGRVAAALLELSLTNRAELLPGGLASS is encoded by the coding sequence GTGACCCTTGACCCGGCCGAACGGTTCGCGCGACTGCGGCTGGCTCGCACCGACCGCATCGGCCCCGTCGCCTTCACCCAGCTTCTGACACGCTACGGCTCGGCCGGACGCGCCCTGGCCGCCCTGCCCGGTCTGATCCGCAAATCGGGCGCAGCGTCGGTTCCGCCCCCTATGGAGGCGGTCGAGCGGGAGTTGGCGGCGGGAGAGAAGATCGACGCACGGCTGCTGGTTCTGGGCGAGGCTGACTATCCGGCCATGCTGGCGGCGCTGGACCCGCCGCCGCCGATCCTTTGGACCCGAGGGCGCATCGACCTGCTGAACCGCCCGGCCGTCGCCGTGGTCGGCGCCAGAATCGCCTCGGCCGGCGGACAGCGCATCGCGCGCGGTCTGGCTCAGCAGTTGGGACAGGCAGGGCATGTCGTCGTCTCGGGTCTGGCGCGCGGCATCGACGCCGCCGCGCACGAAGGCGCCATGACCACGGGCACCGTCGCCGTTCTGGGCGGCGGGGTTGACGATATCTATCCGGCCGAACACGCCGATCTCTACGCCCGCATCGCCGATCAGGGCTGTGTGGTGTCCGAAAGCCCGGTCGGCGCCCGCGCCCAGGCCCGGGACTTCCCTCGCCGAAACCGCATCATCTCGGGCCTGGCGCGCGGCGTGGTCGTGGTGGAGGCCGAAATCCGATCCGGCTCCCTGATCACGGCCCGGCTGGCGGGCGAACAGGGACGCGACGTCTTCGCCGTGCCAGGTTCGCCGCTCGACCCCCGCGCGCGCGGGCCGAACGAACTGCTGCGCCAGGGTGCCATCCTGTGCGAGGGAATCGAGGACATCGAGCGCGCCTTCGAAACCCTGCGGACCCTGCGCGCCCCTGCCCCGCCGCCGCTGGTGTTCGACGAGGACGCCGCCGACCCGGCCTTCCTGGACCGCGTCGCCGCCTTGCTGTCGCCCACGCCGACGCCACGCGACGAGATCGCCCGAGCGCTGAACGCGCCCGTCGGCCGTGTCGCCGCCGCCCTTCTGGAACTGAGTCTGACCAACCGGGCCGAACTGCTGCCGGGCGGCCTGGCCTCGTCCTAA
- the plsY gene encoding glycerol-3-phosphate 1-O-acyltransferase PlsY, whose product MQDLVGPAIGTLALVALGGYLLGSIPFGVVITRAAGAGDVRNIGSGNIGATNVLRMGRKDLALATLLLDAGKGAAALLMARHLFHSELAGAIAGGAAFLGHLFPVWLGFKGGKGVATFYGLLLAAAWPLGLMAGAIWLLCAFAFRYSSLAALISSATAPLLALAPLAAVGLPVEPPILFLTVFAALLIWIRHHQNITRLLKGEEPRIGAKKA is encoded by the coding sequence GTGCAGGATCTTGTCGGCCCCGCGATCGGGACCTTGGCGCTGGTCGCGCTCGGCGGCTACCTGCTCGGCTCCATTCCATTCGGCGTCGTCATCACTCGCGCTGCAGGCGCCGGCGACGTGCGCAACATAGGCTCTGGCAACATCGGCGCGACCAATGTGCTGAGGATGGGCCGCAAGGACCTGGCCCTGGCCACCCTGCTGCTGGACGCGGGCAAGGGCGCTGCCGCCCTGCTGATGGCTCGGCATCTGTTCCACAGCGAACTGGCCGGCGCCATCGCCGGCGGCGCGGCCTTTCTCGGCCATCTGTTTCCGGTCTGGCTGGGCTTCAAGGGCGGCAAGGGGGTGGCCACCTTCTATGGGCTGCTGCTGGCGGCGGCCTGGCCGCTGGGTCTGATGGCCGGGGCGATCTGGCTGCTCTGCGCCTTCGCCTTCCGCTATTCGTCGCTGGCGGCGCTGATTTCGTCCGCGACCGCGCCGCTTCTGGCCTTGGCGCCGCTGGCCGCCGTCGGCCTTCCGGTGGAACCGCCGATTCTGTTCCTGACCGTCTTCGCCGCCCTCCTGATCTGGATACGGCATCATCAGAACATCACCCGTCTTCTGAAGGGCGAAGAACCGCGCATCGGGGCCAAGAAGGCGTGA
- a CDS encoding glycerophosphodiester phosphodiesterase family protein translates to MRAAFRPVVLMSALSTLAVSAGCVAAPQTVSAPSGPPALAAYFDCVRDGGAAISAHRAVSASDQPENSIAAIEATGRAIPDAILELDAVLTKDRHLVLMHDDTMERTTTGRGRVADLTLAQVRQARLKASNGALTRAAPPTLAEALDAAGRVGAIASIDLKPAEGDMTVDLARAVIAQVRRSGAQDRVILITYNDADARAVAALAPEMMISAGLGGVSDLAGLNASQILAWTGTREERPALWRALREAGVEVQFGTLGAQGIRRDDRYAADGDVSEYRDLVRQGVTVIATDTPMAVKSVLGTEIAKAGTCPRPR, encoded by the coding sequence ATGCGCGCCGCTTTCCGTCCCGTTGTCCTGATGTCCGCGCTGTCGACGCTGGCGGTCTCGGCAGGCTGTGTCGCCGCGCCTCAGACGGTGTCGGCGCCCTCGGGCCCGCCTGCGCTGGCGGCCTATTTCGACTGCGTGCGCGACGGCGGGGCCGCGATCTCGGCGCACCGGGCCGTGTCGGCGTCGGATCAGCCGGAGAACTCCATCGCCGCCATCGAGGCGACCGGCCGGGCGATCCCCGATGCGATCCTGGAACTGGACGCCGTCCTGACCAAGGACCGGCATCTGGTGCTGATGCACGACGACACGATGGAGCGGACGACGACGGGGCGTGGCCGGGTCGCGGACCTGACGCTGGCCCAGGTGAGACAGGCGCGGCTGAAGGCGTCGAACGGCGCCCTGACGCGCGCGGCGCCCCCGACCCTGGCCGAGGCGCTGGACGCCGCAGGGCGGGTGGGCGCCATCGCCAGCATCGACCTGAAGCCCGCAGAGGGCGACATGACCGTCGATCTGGCCCGTGCGGTGATCGCCCAGGTGCGGCGGTCGGGCGCGCAGGATCGGGTGATCCTGATCACCTACAATGATGCGGATGCGCGGGCGGTGGCGGCCCTGGCGCCCGAGATGATGATCTCGGCCGGGCTGGGCGGCGTGAGCGATCTTGCCGGGTTGAACGCATCCCAAATCCTGGCCTGGACCGGCACGCGCGAGGAGCGGCCGGCGCTGTGGCGTGCGCTGCGCGAGGCGGGGGTGGAGGTTCAGTTCGGCACACTGGGGGCGCAAGGCATAAGGCGCGACGACCGCTATGCGGCCGACGGCGACGTGTCGGAATATCGCGATCTGGTGCGCCAGGGCGTGACGGTCATCGCCACCGACACCCCGATGGCGGTCAAGTCTGTGCTGGGGACCGAGATCGCCAAGGCCGGGACCTGTCCGCGCCCGCGCTGA